One Anas platyrhynchos isolate ZD024472 breed Pekin duck chromosome W, IASCAAS_PekinDuck_T2T, whole genome shotgun sequence DNA segment encodes these proteins:
- the LOC140000576 gene encoding uncharacterized protein: MVNTETSSTTKDKKPLPPQILENEPTQPPIGLTPSIFNTGPYIIKNMGQQQILFNPSWSLKRVELALHINISAINSKCTTFLRTAYTVWLAWLHERSLKQSWRMPRNTTGLLGTGLGILNSIDAEVLMSRITATTDDLRKLERPIKSSLLALGANQWLLSDVLPHWEQIEENDHQLIVNALGKAQGNTSLALSCIQAQLWIQSVAAAIIREGEGGTLPTEIQKLIWDNASEFEKEFQAWWQLVNFTHYAENDKIVAFILTVSNATIYNVYPIIALGLNHNGTILYPKEHKVWAHQKGGKWQTIDVNACIVREQKGFICESNTLESQDICLDTDQNICHFEIHPNEALETVLVYIGKGCVCMRTHCDSIVVDNTVVDTSNHSNVCVCNFTKILGCDFKYSAPVTSYQLIASNYILLHELLPTPIGMNLTLVKKLLVREDLKQLMTQVRESGQKTLITVHHDAQEIHRVMERVKRDERHRWWDALFGWSPAAKGIFNKMLHPVIVLLILTVLCFILTISLYVKLWFMMKRLESLHNVHTLDKPHSKNVCDIPDIFQLS; encoded by the coding sequence ATGGTTAATACAGAAACATCATCGACTACAAAGGATAAGAAGCCTCTACCTCCGCAGATCCTTGAAAACGAACCGACTCAGCCTCccattggtctaactccttccatcttcaacacaggtccttacataattaaaaatatgggacaacaacaaattctctttaaccctagttggtccctaaaaagGGTAGAGCTAGCGCTGCACATTAATATCTCTGCAATTAACTCAAAATGTACCACCTTTTTGAGAACTGCCTACACTGTCTGGTTAGCATGGTTACATGAACGTTCTCTGAAACAATCTTGGCGCATGCCACGGAATACAACTGGGTTATTGGGAACaggattaggtatattaaatagcattgatgctgaggtcctaatgagTAGAATAACAgctactacagatgacctaaggaaacTGGAACGAccaataaaatcatccttattggccttaggagcaaatcaatggcttctatcAGATGTTTTGCCCCATTGGgaacaaattgaggaaaatgatcatcaattaattgtaaatgcccttggaaaagcccaaggcaatacctcccttgccttgagctgcATCCAAGCGCAGTTATggatacaatctgtagcagcagctattattagagagggagaaggaggaactttgcccactgaaattcaaaaattgatttgggataatgcttcagaatttgaaaaggagtttcaagcttggtggcaattagtcaactttacccattatgcagaaaatgataaaattgttgcctttatacttactGTAAGTAACGCCACCatatacaatgtatatccaatcattgcattaggactcaatcataatggaactatactttatcctaaagagcataaagtatgggcccatcaaaagggaggaaagtggcaaacaattgatgtaaatgcatgtattgtgcgtgaacaaaaaggtttcatctgtgaaagtaacacgctggaatctcaagacatttgtcttgacactgatcaaaatatttgccactttgagatacatcctaatgaagcccttgaaactgtacttgtatatattgggaaaggttgtgtttgcatgagaactcattgtgattctatagtcGTAGATAATACAGTGGTAGATACCAGTAAtcactctaatgtttgtgtttgcaattttaccaaaattctaggatgtgattttaaatactcagctcctgtcacttcttatcaacttattgcatctaattatattctgcttcatgaactgctgcctactcctattggaatgaacctcaccttggtgaagaaattgctggtacgtgaggacctgaagcagctgatgacacaaGTCCGAGAAAGtggacaaaagactctgattactgtccatcatgatgcacaagaaatacatcgagtgatggaaagggtaaagagagatgagagacaccgttGGTGGGACGCTTTGTTTGGATGGTcgccagctgccaagggaatcttcaacaagatgcttcaccctgttattgttctgttAATACTCACTGTATTATGTTTCatactgacaattagtttgtatgttaaactctggtttatgatgaaacGTTTAGAATCCCTACACAATGTACATACACTCGATAAACCTCATTCCAAGAATGTATGTGATATCCCCGACATATTCCAACTGTcgtga